Sequence from the Pontibacter pudoricolor genome:
AGGTTTAATTCTCCTCTCCTTTTTAATTTTGCAGAAAATCCATTTCCTGTACAAGACTTTGCCAGGTTTGGAGCAACCATCACTTCCTGCTCTTGGCCTAGCACCTGAAGAATATGTTCCTGCTCTGCGCTATTTGTTGCGTGGAAACGCACTTCTCTGTAAAGGCCGATAAGTTTTGTAAAGCGTAAAAACCATTTCTTTTTAGATCCTTTTACCTGTATGGCACTAGGAGCCAACATTCCTCTCGCAGAAACAATTACATGGCTACAACCTATATACTTTGCAATCCGCAAGGGGAGCACGGAAAAATAAAAAGAATAAATTCCATTGATGAAAATGATGTCAGGGCGAACCTCAGCTGCTGCTTTTCTAAGCACACTAAATTTAAGCTCTGGTGCAGCTACATAATATACCTGTAAATGTGACGAAAGCATATTCCAACTACCGGCTTTCACCGTAGTATAAGGCTCTGTTTCACAGTAGTCCGTATCACGTGTGATTACCCAGAAATCATACTCATTCTTTAGGTGCTCTACCATATTAGCACATGACTGAATAGGCCCGCCTGCCTTATAACCCGGCAAAAACCAGTCGATGAATATGAGGATGCGGGGTTTAGGCATTTTCGGACATTACTTTCTGGTATAACGCTTCATACTGAGCAGCAACAGCCTCAGGCCTAAATCGTTTTACATTATTATATCCAGCTCTTACAAGTTGCTCTCTCAAGGCTTCATCACAAATTAATTGTTTTATCGCCAAATGAATTTGAGTTGTATCCATTGGGTCTACCAAAAGCGCCGCATTACCGGCTACCTCCGGCATGGCTGTGACATTAGAAGTAATTACAGGTCGACCTAACGCATTTGCTTCCAGAATGGGAAGTCCAAAACCTTCG
This genomic interval carries:
- a CDS encoding glycosyltransferase family 4 protein produces the protein MPKPRILIFIDWFLPGYKAGGPIQSCANMVEHLKNEYDFWVITRDTDYCETEPYTTVKAGSWNMLSSHLQVYYVAAPELKFSVLRKAAAEVRPDIIFINGIYSFYFSVLPLRIAKYIGCSHVIVSARGMLAPSAIQVKGSKKKWFLRFTKLIGLYREVRFHATNSAEQEHILQVLGQEQEVMVAPNLAKSCTGNGFSAKLKRRGELNLVSIGRISPEKNTLFALQLLKQLKPDTHLKLDIFGPVYDEAYWQECQSLIGQLRDQISVTYHGSIENDLVHTTLQQYHALLLPTKGENFGHIILESFVAGLPVIISDQTPWRNLRDRGIGYDLSLSAPESFVTAIYELADMPDEQYQKMTQAAFAHAQEFISDPKALEQYKVLFRF